From Candidatus Methylomirabilis tolerans, one genomic window encodes:
- a CDS encoding M23 family metallopeptidase — translation MTTGSATSAIPIFSKGGALYGIVAVDLYQQPGEYQMTVYEAATKRALSTKTLIVKQGEFEKSVSPRWNTQVFGQTDLDRIAREKKAITEALQASSPLPLWQDGTIYPIEKTDHAGLMTTPFGQIRMNPAQDWFRFHRGTDFQAPEGFAIQAIAAGKVAHLGHDYLLEGNITVIDHGLGVFSSYLHQSAFLVKVGDEVKKGDVIGRVGSTGNSHAPHLHLALRVGAALVDPTQFIEAMRQP, via the coding sequence ATGACAACAGGCAGCGCCACCTCCGCCATCCCGATCTTCAGCAAGGGGGGCGCGCTATACGGAATTGTCGCGGTGGATTTATACCAGCAACCCGGTGAATACCAGATGACGGTGTATGAGGCGGCAACCAAACGAGCGTTATCGACGAAAACACTGATCGTCAAACAAGGAGAATTTGAGAAGAGCGTCAGCCCGCGCTGGAACACACAGGTCTTTGGCCAAACCGATCTCGACAGAATCGCCAGAGAGAAAAAGGCGATCACTGAGGCTCTTCAGGCCTCTTCACCTCTGCCACTCTGGCAGGACGGAACGATCTATCCGATTGAAAAAACCGACCATGCCGGATTGATGACGACCCCTTTCGGCCAGATTCGGATGAATCCAGCTCAAGACTGGTTTCGGTTTCATCGAGGCACCGATTTTCAGGCCCCGGAGGGCTTTGCGATACAGGCGATTGCCGCCGGGAAGGTCGCGCACCTCGGCCATGATTATCTACTGGAAGGTAACATCACGGTGATTGATCACGGCCTGGGAGTCTTTTCTTCGTACTTGCACCAGTCGGCGTTTCTCGTGAAGGTCGGGGATGAGGTCAAGAAGGGAGACGTGATCGGGCGGGTCGGGAGTACCGGAAATAGTCACGCGCCCCACTTGCACCT